The Nitrospiraceae bacterium genome segment GTTTGACATGATCGAGCACACTCAGCGCCTGAGGAAACAGCCGGCTCGCGAACGGATAGTTGATGAGGAACCGCGAGACTGTCAGCACGTGAGGATCGCGGGGGTATTCCACACGATACTGTTGCAGCGCTCTCAAATAATCAGCATAGCCCAAATCGCTGCGTAGCCGCTCGAAGATGGTCCAATAGAGCTGTTCTCGCTTGAGACCTACTTCCCGTTGCAGGTGTTCTTTCAGATCGGCAGTGACCCGATCGTTGTCCAGCAACGTATTATCGACGTCGAAGAGGAATACCACCGTCGGTAATGACATGACGCTCCGCTTTGCCGGTCCCGCCAATTATCATCTGCGAAATTGTGACCTCTCCTCCGTTTTCACGGGGCAGAGAACGTCACACACATGATGGAGTGAGTTGCCCGCTCACGCGGGGTACGGGACGATTGATCACAGTCTCAGTCTAACCACGATCGCTCCCATCACATCTCCCTTTTTGAAATCTTGTTTAACACTATTAGGATGATGATTATGGCAGTCCACGCAGCTCTGTTCGATCGCAAGGTCAGCGGAAAGCCCCTTGAACTCTTTCCCATCGTTGAATGTCAGGACTTTCAGCTTGGGATCGGCCAAGAGTTTTTTCAGAGCCTCCGCCTCCGCCTCGGTCTTGGGAAAGTTTGACGTATACAAAGGGGTCAGCGACACAAGGCCCACATCCACTCCTTTGACCAAGGTTTTCAGTTCCTGCCCTGCCACCTTCACGAACTGAAACGGAAGCATGATCGAATGGCTATCTTTCACCCAATCTTCTTTGGCTTGGATGTTCACTTGCTTGACCCGCTCTGTGACAAACTCAACATAGACCGTGCGGAACGCTTGGACGGTGGCGAGAAGATATCGAACCAGGAGGTCATTAGAAACTTCCGCCGCCCCCGACAACGGCATCACCAACACTGCCGCGAACATAAACCATTTCACAACAGCCGGCTTTCTACCTAGTGGCCACAGCATAGTTGCTCCTCCCATCAGATTGCACTTTCCTTACCTGTCACAGGTTCAATACTGCTCCGTCCACTCGAGCTTCTTTTAGGATGGGATCCGGCGACGATGCCAAGCGATAGGCCACCGTCTCTTCGCATCGACCGGTGACAGTGTGCCGGCTTTCCCCTTCCCAGTTCCCTCGGCAGGAGTATTCCTCAACTGTAAAGTCATTGTCGAGGGCCTCGATCCTCAGTTCCCGGTACGCGACCGTACGCACAGTGCGACCTGTGCGGGACCGCTCAAATTTTCCCCGTTAACCTCTAAAATGCAGGCCATTTTCGCCTTTCTCGATTGGCACATGCTTTGCTGCCGTCTGGACGGAGGCGTATGGCTATAGATCGGTCTAAGGAGGGCTCCACCGTGCGGACGTGGTTGAACAAATGTGGTGACCGGGAACTATTCTGGGTGATGCTGGCATTAACGGGCTTGCTCGTGTTCGGGTTTACCGTATTCGCCAGCGCTGCGCCGATGGGCCCCAACGATTGGGAATTGGCGACCGTGGTAGCCGGGCATGATGCGGCACCGGAAGTGGAACGGAAGCTTGGCCTATCCCCCTGCCTGGTTCCAAACTCGACCGGAGATACGATTTCTTATTTGTACAACGTAGCAGGAGCTAAAGGTTCAAGCTATCTCCGACTTGACGTTAATGCCCATGTGGATGCAATCACAGTGTCCCAGGACCCTCCCATCGCGGGAGTATGCTACGCCCCGATACGCACATCCCTGCCGATCAGAACCGCGAAGGGAATTGAACTTGGCGTGACCATCGACCACGTCATCAAGCTTTACGGCGAACCGACCGCCCGTTTTAGCGTTGGACCGATGGCACGGCTTCGTTACGAGGCCATGTATGATCGCTCGTACGAGTGGAATCTCGTGTTCAGACACGGGCGTCTGGTCGAGTGGACAGTCGCGACCGAGGATTAGCCGCTAGTCAGTCTCCCGGTACCGAGCCTTCACAACGTTTCAACGCTTCGAAGGAGTCTCCCTGCGTATACGGCTCCATCGCTGCCGCATCTTCCCGTTCAATGCGACTTTGCTCCCCTTCCCACGCGGAAAACTCTGTCGGAGCATGTGGGAACATACAGACCCCAAGGCGCAGTCTCAACGGACACCACCTCCGGCGTATCAGAACGTTATCATCGTCCGTGTCACCGTCATGTTCCGGCACTCCCTCTGCTTGAACCATTCACCTACGGGGGAGGATAATTCATAATTCGATCGAGAGCACTCTCGATGCATACCCAGGCAAGAAAGGGGCTTATCGTCGGTGTCGTCGTCGCATTGACGGTGGGCATTTTTCTGTTCGATATCTTGACGCCTCGTGGTCTGACGAACCAGGTTCTGTACGTGGTCCCGCTTCTGATTTCTTTTCTCTCCATGGGGACGACGTTTCCTCTCGTAGTCGCAAGCGTCTGCACCATCCTCAATCTTGTTGGTTTCGTATTGAGTCCTGATATATTTAACATTCCTCTGTGGGTGGCTCTCAGCAACCGGCTGTTCAGTCTGGTGATCATATGGACTCCGGTCTTATACTTCCAGCAACGCCGCAGACACGAGGAACAACTCACCCGGATGAACGAGGAGCTGGAACAACGTGTACGGGAACGCACCAAGGATTTGGCGTCAGTCAATCAGGCGCTCGTGACGGAAGTCTCCGAACGAATGCACACCGAACGAATGCTCGACGCAAGTCGCCATGAGTTGCGATCCTTGGCTGCGGAGTTACTTCGCGTACAGGAGGAGGAACGGCGGCGTATTTCTCGCGACCTTCACGACGACATCAACCAACGGTTAGCCCTCCTCGCGGTCGAGCTGGAGGTTCTCGATCGGCCGCTGTCTCTGACACCAGAACAGCATGGTCGAGTCGTCCGGGCTGTTCAAGACCGAGTGGCTGAACTCTCCGAGGACGTTCGGCACCTGGCTTACCAGTTACATCCCTCCATCCTCGACGACCTCGGTCTCCCCATCGCGCTCCAACGGTTAGTGGACGACTTCACCGCTCGGACCGGAACGACCGGTCAATTCGCGAACCATGGTGTATCAAAAACACTTCCACAGAATATCGCCACATGTTTGTATAGGGTCGCTCAGGAGAGTTTGGGAAACATCGCGCGGCATGCGCAGGCATCGACGGTATCCGTCGAACTCAGCCGGACGCGAGAGTCTCTCATGATTGTGATCACCGACAACGGCGTCGGGTTTGATCCTCATTCGGTGCGAAACGGATTGGGATTACTGAGCATGAAAGAGCGGATCGCCTTAGTGAACGGATCATTGGACATCGCCTCCACCGTAGGGAAAGGGACGCACGTATGCGTCCGGGTCCCGCAATTCGAGGACCATCTATGAACAAACCGCGCGTGCTGCTCGCTGATGATCACACCCTTGTCCTCGACGGATTCCGGAAACTCCTAGAGGAGCATTGCGAGATTGTGGGCGCAGTCGAAGATGGACGGGCCCTGCTCGAAGCTGCGGAGCGGCACCGACCGGACGTCATCACACTGGATATCTCGATGCCTCAGCTCAATGGCATCGATGCAGCCCGTCGGCTACGCAAGATCGCTCCGCAGGCCAAACTGATCTTCGTCACGATGCACGCAGATCAAGCCTATATCAGCGAGGCCTTTAAGTCGGGAGCTTCAGGCTATCTCCTCAAGCGGTCCGCCGGATCCGAACTTGTTCAAGCGATTCACACCGTGATGGACGGGAACTATTATGTGACGTCCTTGATCGCCAAGAACCTGGTCCATTCCGCTCTTGCAGGCGGACGAGCCCCTTTGATCCAGCGCGACACACTTACCGTGCGTCAGCGCGAGGTCCTTCAGCTGGTCGCCGAGGGCCGAACGGTTAAGGAGATTGCCGGCGTCCTCAATATCTCCCCCAAAACAGTTGAGTTCCACAAATCGCAGCTCATGGAACAACTCGATCTTCACACCACCGCTGAACTCACGAAATATGCACTCACCCACGGACTGATCTCTTCCGAGTAACTACCCCGTCCGCCCAGCATCATCTCACCCTACCTTCCCTTACCCGGTAGTCTTTCTTGGGTCTCCTAGGCATATCCCTAGTTCTGCTGGTTCGTGCGATTGAGTACACATGTAAGAGATAACCGAGCGACGCCCATTGGCCGGTCCAGGGCTGCGTCCAAGGAGGGTTCACATGAAGAAAGTGCGTGTGCTGCTCGCCGATGAACACCCGCCGCTCCTGCATTACCTGAGCGCTTTGCTCTCAGACGACTTCTGTGTCGTTGGTACAGTCAGCGACGGAAATGCCTTGGTGGCCGCAGCGTTGAAACTACAGCCGCAGGTTATTATTTCCGATGTCGACATGCCGATCATGAGCGGTCTGGAAGCGGTTCGACAAGTGAAAGCCCTCATGCCTGACGTCAAGATTATTTTCCTGAGTAATCACAAAGAGCAAGAATACGTCGCAGCGGCATTTTCTGCAGGGGCCTCGGCCTTTCTCTCGAAAGTGGGACGGCGCAACTTGCGCGGCAGGCTCAGGGCGGTCATTCGGGACCTTCAACCTGGACCACTCGAACGGTATGCCGGTCATGCCTTCTTCGGACATGACACGTGGATACCGAATGAAAAAGGAGTGGCGTAGGATGTCATCGGTTCAGGCGATCACGACCAACGTGTGCAAAGATCAGCTCGTGGATCGTTGCCTGTTGTGCCGTCGGGTACGACGGTTTTACAGAGAGCAGGGCGGCCCGGGGGAATGGGAAGACTTATCGGGATTCCTGACTCATTACCGACTTGTGCTGTCATCCCTGCAGGTGGTCGATGTCTATTGTGAAACGTGCGAGACATTCTACCGTCAGCTGCTGACGTACGGGCAGCCGGACCAACCGCGTGCAGAATCGACCGCTGACCGCCGGATCAGGGCGTAGCAACGTATATGGACGGTCGCAGCCTTCAGGAATACGTGTCACCCAGTTCCAGGCTTGAGCCTGGGATCGTCGTCTTTGGACATGCGATGCAGTTGAAGTACGCCAACGAACAAGCCCGTCAACTGATGGGCAAGTGTGACGGACATCACGCGACTACCTTGTCGAAAAATGACCTGCGTATCGAGATCGTCAAGTTGGGAGCCCGAGTCAGGGAACAGGACTGCACACTGTGGGATGACGACCTCGTCTCTCAAGTAGGAACTCAGAAAACGGTTCGAACCACGCAAGGATCATTTCGTCTCCGGGCATTTGGAATGCCAGACTATCAGTGCAGCGCGCCCCAACAAATCATGATCGTCATTGAAGATCGTCAGAGGGAGCCTCGCGTCCGAATTCGGCGAGGTAGAACGAACCCCGAGTGAGGCTACAGGCATCATCTTCTCCTTTTTCCCACAAATGATCTTCTGACGCAAGGAGGGCACCATGCCGATCGCAGACCTTTTTCCCTTTTTCGAAGATCCGACGGCTCTCATCGTGGTCGCCGCCATTATGTTGCTGATCGTCAGTACCTTCAGGGACAGAAGACAGCATCGTCGACGCGCTTCGCGTCTCCGTGAACATCTCTTAACTGACACCGTGATGCATCTTCGTCCGAATGGACGGCTGGGACACTGATTATCGTCGTCAGGCAAGGCAGGAAGGTTTGTGTCCGTACCGAAGAGGATTGGAAGATTACATCGCTGACTATCCTTACTGTTCCACGGGATTGAGATCGGTAGACCTTCGATCACTCCACACAATGGGCGGCCCAATGCGTTGTTGGGCTGAGCAGAGGACCAAGCGGCACACTGTGGGAGCAAACAAGAGGGCAGATTCATGAGAGCGGCGTCACTGACTCGACAACGCGCATCCGCGGAGATCACGCCTCGGCCTGGTGAGGAGCTGTCTATGCAGCGTCGTATTCTTGTTATCGACCATGACGATGATTTCCGTGTGGCTCTCTGTGATCGACTTCGTGCGATGGGATTTGACGCGACAGGGGAAGACAGTGGCATCTCAGCGCTGGCACGGCTGGCACGCGAAGCCCCGCATGTATCATTCGTCGGCGTGCTATTGGAATTGGATATGCCCGCGCTCGGCGGGATGGCCGTGTTACAGGAACTACGGGACCGCTACCCTTCCATACCGGTAATCGCCATGTCCCATTCGACTCTCATCGACCGCCTGCGGCAGGCTATCAGATTGGGAGCCAGGGAATATCTCGTTAAACCATTGGACACAGAATTGTTTCGATCGAAATGCTTCTTCGTCTTTGACATCAAGCAGGATGGCATATGATTCGACAACGCAAGATCGACCAGGAACTCCAGGTCAGTGTCCATCCAGTGATGCGGCGGAAGCTGCCCCCTTCTGCACGCGGGTGTTCACCTCCCGAACATCCGTTCTGCACCACGCTGGGGGAAATCACTGGCCTGGTTTCTGATCGAGACGTCGACGGTCTCGTTCCGACATTCAGATCAAAGAGGCAGCCCAATCGGAAACGATCGTCTCCTTCACTGTATGTCTGGCTTGTCAGGGGATAACACCGGGGGTCGATGAATGTCTGAAGGAGGCTCCATGACATGTGACCGATGCGGCGGACTCAGCGTTGCCATGCACTTTATCGGCGATCATACGTGGGAGTACGATGGGTGGCTCTGTATGAATTGTGGCAACGTGATCGACCCCCTCATCCTGACGAATAGAGACGTTCAAGCAAACGGAGCCTTAGGGTCGATGGCCTTAAAGGGGATGAGGCCTGCTCGCGGAGAGGTCGGACCAGGACGATCGGTGCGTTTGGCTCGGCCATGAAACGACTAAAAAAACCCATTCCGGCTGTCGACGAACTCGACACCTTCATCGAACGAGACAATCCAGACTAAGGTTCACCTTACCTCGGCAGGGCGTTCTCTCAACTGCTCATGCGCAGCTTCCGATGAGATGCGCCATTCAAGACCACTACGCGGGGAAACAGGAACCGACGCGGCGCGGAAAAGATGGCTCTGTGCCAGAAAACCGAGTAGGCCCGACATCCATTCCGGTAAAGGAAAGGACCAGATATCTATGAATGATCGCCGCGATTTACGAACGCTCCGAGTCAGTCTGATCATCGCGTTGGCATGCCTTGCATCCTTTTCCGGCTGCGCGCATACGTCGACGCCCAATCCTTCGGTCCGCACACATTTCGTCCAGATCCGCGAACAGGTCAGTCCCCAGGATTTATATGTCTACGTGGGCGAGGAAGTTCGCTGGCAGAATCTGCGGTCGGACCCTGTCAATGTCAGCCTTCTGAGCCATCATCGTCTGGATCTCGTATCATGCGAGAAGGGATTTACCCACTTCGGTACCATGGATGATTCCGCGACGATTCCGCCCCGGGAATATGCGAGCCTGTGCTTTTCCTAGCCCGGAACCATCCAATACAACGTCTGGCTGGACCCCGACAATCCACGTGGGAGCATGACACCCACAGCCAGGGTTCAGGTCTCCGTCCCACCGACTGTCCGGAAGTAGAACCGGCAAAGCGAGTCATGTGAAATCATCCGCGAATGCTGTAATCCGAGCTACAATGGGCACGCGGCTGAATCACACGCCCCAAGACAAGACAGCTTCCGTTACCTGAAGGGAGGAAAACAAAATGAACTGGTTCTATCTCGTCATCGCCGGAATGTTCGAGATCGTATGGGCGATCGGGTTGAAATATACGGAGGGATTTACGCGACTTGGGCCGAGCACCGGCACGATGATAGCCATGATCGCGAGTTTCTATTTTCTCGCACAGGCATTGAAGACCATTCCTGTGGGAACCGGTTATGCCGTGTGGACGGGCATCGGCGCAGCTGGCACAGCGATCTTGGGAATCGTGTTGTTCGCCGAGTCGACCGCACTACTCCGACTCGTCTCGTTGTTGCTGATCGTGACAGGCATCGTCGGACTGAAAGTAAGCACCTAGCACGACAATGTGCCCCAGGCTCTTCTAGCTCGGCTTTTTGCCGGAAAACACGGTCGCGTCGCAGCTTAAATACTTGAGTTGCTTCATGGGAATAATAAACACCTCCTTGGGTGTATCGACCTCGAGCACTTCCATGTCATCGCTAATCGTATGACGGACGGCATCTTTGACTATCAGTTCCTGGTTGTCGACAAACACCACTTTCACCCAATATTGCACCTCGTGACTCCTTTCTTACGAAACCATGCCCAGTTCAGCCGAACGCCGGCTTGCCGCCTCCACCGCGGACATCAGCGTCGCACGGAAACGTCCCCGTTCCAACTCATGAAGACCCGCAACCGTCGTTCCCCCCGGGGACGCCACGCGATCCTTCAGAACCCCCGGGTGTTCGTGGGACTCTATAACCAGCCGCGCCGCCCCAGCCACCGTTTGTGCGGCGAGCAGTTGTGCGGTTTCTCTTGGAAGCCCCATCTTGACACCGCCGTCCGCTAGGGCTTCGATCATGATGTAGACATAGGCGGGCCCGCTGCCGCTGAGTCCGGTGACGACATCCATCGACCGCTCAGCCACGACCACGACAGTCCCGATGACCTCGAACATGGCTCGTGCGATCGCCACATGATTCTCCGATAAGTCGGTTCCATAAGTCAGGGCCGTCACACCTTCGCGGATACTCGACGGAGTATTAGGCATAGCACGGACAATCCGTTGGGCCCCGTGCACTTGGCGGGCAATCCGTGCAATCGGATATCCCGCTGCAACGGACACGATCAAGACGTCGGAGCCGATACCTGGGGCAATTTCTCCCAACACCTCGTCGAGAATCTGCGGTTCCACGGCGAGCACGATGACTTGTGCACCGGAAACCGCCTCTCGATTTGATCCGGTTGTCTCCACTCCGTACGTTTGTTGGAGCGATTCAAGACGGCGCGGAACGATATCCGAAGCAACAAGCTGAGCAGGGTGAACGAGCTTCGCGTGTAATAGGCCGGCGATCATGGCTTCAGCCATATTCCCCGCCCCGACAAAGGCTATCCGGAGGCCCGCGAGCATGGGCGCGATTATACTGTCGGCCTCTCCTCTCCTTCAACTTGCAACTTGCCGTAGTCGCAGTCTCTTCTGTACAGTGGTAGCGAGGATTATTGTGCTCGTGGAATTATTCTATTCGGCGCGTGGAGGCACTCATGAAGCAGGTAATCGTGTGGAGTGTTGTGCTCGTCATACTGCTGGCTGCGACCAGTTGGGCCCGCCGAGAATCCTTCACCCCAGAACAGAAAGCCGAGCTCGAGAAAGTCGATCGGGTGCTGGTGGAGGTGATTGCGCTCTCAGACAAGGGATCGATCGATCCCGGTGCGCTCAGTGATGTTGTCATCAAACGGATGAAGGAGCTGAGTTACACGGTGGCGACCGATCCGTCCCAAGCGCACGACGTCGTCTTCAAGGTGAAATGCGAACAGCGGAAAACCTGGGAAGGCACCACGAACATGGGGAGTGATGCGGATCAGCCGGATTCTCCGGCGCGCGTGTGGAAAGGGCCAGCCTGTCAACTGTCTTATTTGTTAGATGGAAAGAAGATGGGTTGGCGCAAGGAGGTGAGAACGGAGTTCGTCGACGCGCAGCAAGCAGCCGACGCGGCGAAGGCCGGCGATCCGACCGCCTATGCCATGAGCAAACTAAAGGAACGGCTGGAGGACTATGATTTTCCGGCGTTGCTCACTGCCGAATGGGGGCAGGAAGACCGGCTCTTCAAGTTGTACGACGACCCTGCGACACCGCCGGCACGTAAGGTCAAACTGATCGGATTGTTCGGACATCTCTTTTCGACCAAAGCAGTGCCACGGCTTTTGGCCGGACTCAATGGGGATGACGTGGAGATCGCGAAAGCCTCCGCTCTGGCGTTGGGCAACATCGGCCAGAAGGACACCATCCCTACGTTAGTCCAAACCATGAAGAACGGCCGACCCGAACTGCGTCCGTCGGCAGCCAAAGCGTTGGGAGTACTCGGCGCGTTGCACGGAGACTTCACGATCGTAGATCCTTTGCTGGAGACGCTGAAAACAGATGACGTCGTGCTGAAGACCGAAGTCGTATGGGCATTGGGAAAACTCCCGGACCGCCGGGCTCATGAACCGTTGTTGGCCCTGCAGAAATCGCTCTACCAGGTCCGAGAGAATGACGCTGATCCCAAGCTTGTGAAGCTGAAGGAAGCCGTCAACTGGAGTATCAAACAGATCGACACGTGGGAGTACCTCCAGTAAGCGGGTCGTTCCCCATGGCGATTCGTCGGCGTGTCGCAACAACGCACGGCAGGGCCATTGTCATCTTGGCCGGACTCTTGTTCTGGCATACGGAGACAGTCGGCTGGAGTCAGGTTGTCGGTGACGAAGCTGAAATGGATCGGCTTAAGGCCAAGGCAGAGGATTTGATGGCGAACAACGACCCGGAAGGCGCCGCCATGAGCATGGGTCGTGCCGCACTGATGGCCAAACAATTAGCGACGAAGCACAAAGACGTAGCGTCTACGGCTCGCGTCTTTCAAGGGGCTGAAAAGCTTTTCCGCTCACAAGAACATGCGTACCGGGCAATGGCATTGTTCCGACGGGCCGGTGGTCAGTTGCCGGCCTCCTCGGGAGTCTGCGGCAGTCTGGCTCTCGCCAATAGCAGCGTGCTGCAAGCGACCTCTCTCTTGGAAAAGGATACAACGTTGACAGGGCCTCCGGCCGAACGAGCCACACACCTACGCGCCACCGCTGATGACTGGAGCACCGTGATTGCTTCGATGATATCCGAATACCAGTGCCCGTAAAGGTGTCAGTCACGACGTTCAGTCGTCAGCTCGGTACTCTCAATTCCCACGCTGAGCCCGTTCAATCCTCTTCCGGATTGATGATATGCAGCCCGGCCGATCGACTCGCCGTTAACAGCTGAGAGTCCGAGCTCACCACGGTCAATCGTAAGGGCTTCAATTCCAAGGCCAGTGCTAAATGCAGTACCTGTGGAGATCGCAGAAAGGGATACTCCAGTGCGAGCTCTTTGGTTGCCAGGTAGGTTTGCATTGTCGGCGTCAGGAATTGGTACAGGCCCTGCTGCGATTCGATTTCGAATTTATAGATAACGGAATAACAATCGTCACGTGTGATTTCCCCGGACTGGGCTCGATTCGAAAGCACCGAATAAAAATCCGTGACGGTCCAGGTCGGAAGGATAGCGATTTTCCCCCGCTTGACCATGAGTTTATTGACGATGCGCGTCCCGCGTTCCATGCTGTACCGCTTTACTAAGGCTGTCGAGTCGAAATAGTAGTACGGCATGCGCTCACACCCTCCCCTTTAGAATCACCGCCGCCATCGATCCCGGCATTTTCGAGAGGCGATCTTGGAGTTCATCCAGCGGTGATTCTTCATAGCCTTCTTTGCGCAACTTTTCTGCGAGATTACCCTTATTGAACGATGCCGTATCCTCCCGCAGGCGTTCGCCCAACCGGCGTTTTGCCAGCCGACTTGGCACC includes the following:
- a CDS encoding sensor histidine kinase, coding for MHTQARKGLIVGVVVALTVGIFLFDILTPRGLTNQVLYVVPLLISFLSMGTTFPLVVASVCTILNLVGFVLSPDIFNIPLWVALSNRLFSLVIIWTPVLYFQQRRRHEEQLTRMNEELEQRVRERTKDLASVNQALVTEVSERMHTERMLDASRHELRSLAAELLRVQEEERRRISRDLHDDINQRLALLAVELEVLDRPLSLTPEQHGRVVRAVQDRVAELSEDVRHLAYQLHPSILDDLGLPIALQRLVDDFTARTGTTGQFANHGVSKTLPQNIATCLYRVAQESLGNIARHAQASTVSVELSRTRESLMIVITDNGVGFDPHSVRNGLGLLSMKERIALVNGSLDIASTVGKGTHVCVRVPQFEDHL
- a CDS encoding response regulator transcription factor, translating into MKKVRVLLADEHPPLLHYLSALLSDDFCVVGTVSDGNALVAAALKLQPQVIISDVDMPIMSGLEAVRQVKALMPDVKIIFLSNHKEQEYVAAAFSAGASAFLSKVGRRNLRGRLRAVIRDLQPGPLERYAGHAFFGHDTWIPNEKGVA
- a CDS encoding response regulator transcription factor, translating into MNKPRVLLADDHTLVLDGFRKLLEEHCEIVGAVEDGRALLEAAERHRPDVITLDISMPQLNGIDAARRLRKIAPQAKLIFVTMHADQAYISEAFKSGASGYLLKRSAGSELVQAIHTVMDGNYYVTSLIAKNLVHSALAGGRAPLIQRDTLTVRQREVLQLVAEGRTVKEIAGVLNISPKTVEFHKSQLMEQLDLHTTAELTKYALTHGLISSE
- a CDS encoding response regulator, whose protein sequence is MQRRILVIDHDDDFRVALCDRLRAMGFDATGEDSGISALARLAREAPHVSFVGVLLELDMPALGGMAVLQELRDRYPSIPVIAMSHSTLIDRLRQAIRLGAREYLVKPLDTELFRSKCFFVFDIKQDGI
- a CDS encoding HEAT repeat domain-containing protein gives rise to the protein MKQVIVWSVVLVILLAATSWARRESFTPEQKAELEKVDRVLVEVIALSDKGSIDPGALSDVVIKRMKELSYTVATDPSQAHDVVFKVKCEQRKTWEGTTNMGSDADQPDSPARVWKGPACQLSYLLDGKKMGWRKEVRTEFVDAQQAADAAKAGDPTAYAMSKLKERLEDYDFPALLTAEWGQEDRLFKLYDDPATPPARKVKLIGLFGHLFSTKAVPRLLAGLNGDDVEIAKASALALGNIGQKDTIPTLVQTMKNGRPELRPSAAKALGVLGALHGDFTIVDPLLETLKTDDVVLKTEVVWALGKLPDRRAHEPLLALQKSLYQVRENDADPKLVKLKEAVNWSIKQIDTWEYLQ
- the sugE gene encoding quaternary ammonium compound efflux SMR transporter SugE, with the protein product MNWFYLVIAGMFEIVWAIGLKYTEGFTRLGPSTGTMIAMIASFYFLAQALKTIPVGTGYAVWTGIGAAGTAILGIVLFAESTALLRLVSLLLIVTGIVGLKVST
- the proC gene encoding pyrroline-5-carboxylate reductase codes for the protein MLAGLRIAFVGAGNMAEAMIAGLLHAKLVHPAQLVASDIVPRRLESLQQTYGVETTGSNREAVSGAQVIVLAVEPQILDEVLGEIAPGIGSDVLIVSVAAGYPIARIARQVHGAQRIVRAMPNTPSSIREGVTALTYGTDLSENHVAIARAMFEVIGTVVVVAERSMDVVTGLSGSGPAYVYIMIEALADGGVKMGLPRETAQLLAAQTVAGAARLVIESHEHPGVLKDRVASPGGTTVAGLHELERGRFRATLMSAVEAASRRSAELGMVS
- a CDS encoding type II toxin-antitoxin system VapC family toxin, producing the protein MPYYYFDSTALVKRYSMERGTRIVNKLMVKRGKIAILPTWTVTDFYSVLSNRAQSGEITRDDCYSVIYKFEIESQQGLYQFLTPTMQTYLATKELALEYPFLRSPQVLHLALALELKPLRLTVVSSDSQLLTASRSAGLHIINPEED
- a CDS encoding DUF3365 domain-containing protein; the protein is MLWPLGRKPAVVKWFMFAAVLVMPLSGAAEVSNDLLVRYLLATVQAFRTVYVEFVTERVKQVNIQAKEDWVKDSHSIMLPFQFVKVAGQELKTLVKGVDVGLVSLTPLYTSNFPKTEAEAEALKKLLADPKLKVLTFNDGKEFKGLSADLAIEQSCVDCHNHHPNSVKQDFKKGDVMGAIVVRLRL